A part of Oscillospiraceae bacterium genomic DNA contains:
- a CDS encoding zinc-binding alcohol dehydrogenase: MSKNYKVVFTAQKKVELQECEMPVVGDDDILLKTEVSQISTGTELTLLEGNVEPDSPWMNDIHYPQDPGYSNVGKIVKVGKNVSSDLIGKRMLTLATHTMYYTINKDDYQQTMFIPDSVKSEEAVFGIIAQITMGSVRFSGLRPGDACVVYGAGLIGQLVARLAKCAGSTRVFVCDISDLRLDKLPDDPCFVKINTLKENAAEIVKNNTKFNEGAAVVFETTSNPKLVSDEIACLGKRGKLIITSSPKGKALVDLEYCNRMGISILGAHNSAVHTQNEVNGDPWTRRRDSEYFIELLEKNQTTASEMITHKCSFKDVVSMYEMLMEDRTQALAVNINWED, translated from the coding sequence ATGAGTAAAAATTACAAAGTTGTGTTCACAGCACAAAAAAAAGTTGAATTACAAGAATGTGAAATGCCGGTTGTAGGCGATGATGATATCCTTCTTAAGACAGAAGTTTCTCAAATAAGTACAGGAACAGAATTAACACTTTTAGAAGGTAATGTTGAGCCGGATTCACCATGGATGAATGATATTCATTATCCTCAGGATCCTGGTTACTCAAATGTAGGTAAGATTGTCAAAGTAGGTAAAAATGTATCTTCGGATTTAATCGGAAAAAGAATGTTAACTTTAGCCACACACACAATGTATTATACAATAAATAAAGACGATTATCAGCAAACTATGTTTATTCCTGACTCGGTAAAATCAGAAGAAGCAGTTTTTGGAATTATTGCACAGATTACAATGGGAAGCGTACGTTTTTCAGGTTTAAGACCTGGTGATGCTTGTGTAGTATACGGTGCTGGTTTAATTGGTCAGTTAGTTGCAAGACTTGCAAAATGTGCAGGTTCAACAAGAGTGTTTGTTTGCGATATATCTGATTTACGTCTTGATAAACTTCCTGATGACCCATGTTTTGTAAAAATCAATACTTTAAAAGAAAATGCAGCTGAAATTGTTAAGAATAATACGAAATTTAACGAAGGCGCTGCTGTTGTATTTGAAACTACAAGTAATCCGAAACTTGTAAGTGATGAAATAGCATGCTTGGGTAAAAGAGGAAAACTTATTATTACAAGCAGTCCTAAGGGAAAAGCACTTGTTGATTTAGAATATTGTAACCGTATGGGTATATCTATACTCGGAGCACACAACTCTGCTGTACATACACAAAACGAAGTTAACGGAGATCCTTGGACAAGAAGAAGAGATTCAGAATACTTTATTGAACTTCTTGAAAAGAATCAAACCACTGCATCGGAAATGATAACTCATAAATGCAGTTTCAAAGATGTTGTAAGTATGTATGAAATGCTTATGGAAGACAGAACTCAGGCTTTGGCTGTAAATATAAACTGGGAGGACTAA
- a CDS encoding helix-turn-helix domain-containing protein → MDIKHEIIEPNFTVREADKFIDNNYHWHQRMEFLYVEKGYCNVNLPMKKYRMEAGDVIFIHSGEIHEINSASSELNVKIFTFNPSILQQLNIEFIYITNYISQSMQKDAKISEVIKSIVDEIYVEYKEKKHLSDSIIISDLIKLYSILARYFENSEMMENKNTTKFKVFQEALEYISKNYTESISLKSVAEKINYCESYVSTLFVAFTGVNFKTYIDTIRIKHAVDLLKKTDNTIAYIASECGYENLKTFNNTFKRITNKTPSEFREKNL, encoded by the coding sequence ATGGATATAAAGCATGAAATTATAGAACCGAATTTTACCGTAAGAGAAGCGGATAAATTTATTGATAATAATTATCACTGGCATCAGAGAATGGAATTTTTGTACGTTGAAAAAGGATATTGTAATGTAAATCTGCCAATGAAAAAGTACAGAATGGAAGCCGGAGATGTTATTTTTATTCACAGTGGCGAAATACATGAAATAAATTCTGCATCTTCCGAACTTAATGTTAAAATCTTTACATTCAATCCATCAATACTCCAACAGTTAAATATTGAATTTATATATATTACAAACTATATCAGCCAGAGTATGCAAAAAGATGCAAAAATAAGTGAAGTTATAAAATCTATTGTTGATGAAATATATGTAGAATATAAAGAGAAAAAGCATTTAAGTGACAGTATTATAATTTCTGATTTAATAAAACTATACAGTATTCTTGCACGGTATTTTGAAAACTCAGAAATGATGGAAAATAAAAACACAACTAAATTTAAAGTTTTTCAGGAGGCACTTGAATATATTTCTAAGAATTATACTGAAAGTATATCTTTAAAATCTGTGGCTGAGAAAATAAACTACTGTGAATCGTATGTGTCAACATTGTTTGTTGCCTTTACAGGAGTAAATTTTAAAACTTATATTGATACTATACGAATAAAACATGCTGTTGATTTGCTTAAAAAAACTGACAATACAATAGCGTATATTGCTTCTGAATGTGGCTATGAAAATTTAAAAACCTTTAATAATACTTTTAAAAGAATTACTAATAAAACCCCAAGTGAATTCAGAGAAAAAAACTTATAG
- a CDS encoding polysaccharide biosynthesis protein, with product MKNILHKLFLMFVDFCLVVVSYLLVILLIREDFTDFIRTPQVAYSAMITGIGIVIALNAVDFYSSLWMYTSVREYTLGMLAGVGAVSILAITSGFFKGFFLPYKYIITSGFVSLVFSMGLRVCIKLTYMFMENYFKENNDAKTNLLIIGAGDAAALAIREIITDKNSNYNIVGAVDDNLRKRGMVIYGIKILGTRDDIVKICEEKKVKEILLAIPSISDEDRYNILNICSETSCKIKILPKNLGISGKIKVKTDARNIQIEDLLSRDVVKLDIEDMSRELKGKTILVTGGGGSIGSELCRQIASFEPKKLVIVDIYENNAYDIENELKSKYPQLNISVLIASVRDKDRLDKIFDREKPEIVFHAAAHKHVPLMEDSSSEAVKNNVVGTLNACLVADKHNVKKFTLISTDKAVNPTNVMGASKRICEMIIQGINNVSKTKFVAVRFGNVLGSNGSVVPLFKKQIENGGPVTITHKEITRYFMTIPEAAQLVMEAAVFANGGEIFVLDMGNPVKIYDLAEKMIKLSGLIVGQDIEIKVTGLRPGEKLYEELLMDEEGLSSTKNQKIFVAKPNVIDFEKLTNDIDILLSYARNEDTDKLKNKLKEIVPSYKEPSYV from the coding sequence ATGAAAAATATATTACATAAACTTTTCTTGATGTTTGTTGATTTTTGTCTGGTTGTTGTTTCATACTTGCTTGTTATCCTTTTAATAAGAGAAGACTTTACTGATTTTATAAGAACACCGCAGGTTGCATACTCAGCCATGATAACAGGAATAGGAATTGTAATTGCTCTTAATGCAGTGGATTTCTACAGTTCTTTGTGGATGTACACAAGTGTAAGAGAGTACACACTTGGAATGTTGGCAGGTGTAGGTGCTGTGTCTATACTGGCAATAACATCAGGATTTTTCAAAGGATTCTTTTTACCTTATAAATACATAATTACGTCAGGCTTTGTCTCTTTGGTTTTTTCTATGGGACTCAGGGTATGTATAAAATTAACATATATGTTTATGGAAAACTACTTTAAAGAGAACAATGACGCCAAAACAAATCTGCTTATTATAGGAGCAGGTGATGCCGCAGCATTAGCAATAAGGGAAATAATAACAGATAAAAATTCAAATTACAATATTGTCGGTGCAGTTGATGACAATTTGAGAAAACGAGGAATGGTAATATACGGCATTAAAATTTTAGGCACACGTGATGATATTGTAAAAATATGTGAAGAAAAAAAGGTAAAAGAAATTTTACTTGCAATACCATCTATATCAGATGAAGATAGATATAACATTTTAAATATTTGTTCTGAAACTTCTTGTAAAATAAAAATTCTTCCTAAAAACTTAGGTATTTCAGGAAAAATTAAAGTTAAAACAGATGCAAGAAATATTCAGATAGAAGATTTACTATCCCGTGATGTTGTTAAACTGGATATAGAAGATATGTCAAGAGAATTAAAGGGTAAAACAATTCTGGTAACAGGCGGGGGAGGTTCTATCGGTTCGGAACTTTGCAGGCAGATAGCATCTTTTGAACCTAAAAAACTTGTTATTGTTGATATTTATGAAAATAACGCATACGATATTGAGAATGAACTTAAGTCAAAGTATCCTCAACTTAATATTAGTGTTTTAATTGCAAGTGTCAGGGATAAAGACAGGTTAGATAAAATTTTTGACCGTGAAAAGCCTGAAATAGTTTTTCATGCCGCAGCGCATAAACATGTTCCGCTTATGGAAGACTCTTCATCGGAAGCAGTTAAGAACAATGTTGTTGGAACGCTTAATGCCTGTCTTGTTGCAGATAAGCATAATGTTAAAAAATTCACTCTTATTTCTACCGATAAAGCAGTTAATCCTACAAATGTTATGGGCGCGTCAAAAAGAATTTGCGAAATGATAATTCAGGGAATAAATAATGTAAGCAAGACGAAGTTCGTTGCAGTTCGTTTCGGAAATGTTCTTGGAAGCAATGGCTCAGTTGTTCCGCTGTTTAAAAAACAGATTGAAAACGGCGGACCTGTTACTATTACCCATAAAGAAATAACAAGATATTTTATGACTATTCCTGAAGCGGCTCAACTTGTTATGGAAGCAGCAGTTTTTGCAAATGGCGGAGAAATATTTGTTCTTGATATGGGAAATCCGGTTAAGATTTATGATTTGGCGGAAAAAATGATAAAATTGTCAGGTCTTATCGTTGGGCAGGATATCGAAATTAAGGTTACAGGTTTAAGACCCGGAGAAAAACTTTACGAAGAACTTCTTATGGATGAAGAGGGACTTTCTTCTACTAAAAATCAAAAGATTTTTGTTGCGAAACCAAATGTAATAGATTTTGAAAAACTGACAAATGATATTGACATTTTGCTTTCCTATGCAAGAAACGAAGATACTGATAAACTTAAAAACAAACTAAAAGAAATTGTTCCGTCTTATAAGGAACCATCTTATGTTTAA
- the dpsA gene encoding dipicolinate synthase subunit DpsA produces the protein MNKKILILGGDLRQFTVASEFKKDGFDVSVYGFDKNTPFVPFFIYNDLKDAIKDNDIIIMGIPISRDNVFLSAPYSEEDIKISEIINCLDSSKIVFGGIISKDIEKSLTDKDVLNFDYGVREELNIENVIPTVEGALSIAINETPYTLHGANVLVTGFGRIGKILSKALASLGAFVTVSARKTEDLSWIDCFSYKKIKTQNICDNINKYDIIFNTIPFTVIDEECLKRVKKNAVIIDLASKPGGVDFKYAHLLNLKVIHALSLPGKVAPETAGKIIKNTINNILSELGVKIWGI, from the coding sequence TTGAACAAAAAAATTCTTATTCTCGGAGGGGATTTAAGGCAGTTTACAGTTGCATCAGAATTTAAAAAAGACGGATTTGATGTTTCTGTTTACGGTTTTGACAAAAATACTCCTTTCGTACCATTTTTTATATATAACGACTTAAAAGATGCAATAAAAGATAACGATATTATAATTATGGGAATTCCAATATCAAGGGATAATGTATTTCTAAGCGCACCCTATTCTGAGGAAGATATAAAAATTTCCGAAATTATAAATTGTCTTGATTCTTCAAAAATTGTATTCGGAGGAATTATTTCAAAAGATATAGAAAAATCATTAACAGACAAAGATGTTTTAAACTTTGATTATGGAGTAAGAGAAGAACTTAATATTGAAAATGTCATTCCGACTGTAGAGGGTGCATTGTCTATTGCAATAAACGAAACGCCCTACACCTTGCATGGAGCCAATGTACTTGTTACAGGTTTTGGAAGAATAGGAAAAATACTTTCCAAAGCATTAGCCTCTCTTGGCGCTTTCGTTACAGTAAGTGCAAGGAAAACAGAGGATTTATCCTGGATTGACTGCTTTTCATATAAAAAAATCAAAACACAAAATATATGTGACAACATAAATAAATACGATATTATTTTTAATACCATACCTTTTACGGTAATAGACGAAGAATGTTTAAAAAGGGTTAAAAAAAATGCCGTTATAATTGACCTTGCGTCAAAACCCGGAGGTGTAGACTTTAAATATGCGCACCTTTTAAATTTAAAGGTTATTCACGCATTATCTTTGCCCGGAAAAGTTGCACCTGAAACGGCAGGTAAGATAATCAAAAACACTATCAATAACATACTAAGTGAACTGGGGGTAAAAATATGGGGAATTTAA
- a CDS encoding DNA alkylation repair protein, whose amino-acid sequence MIEKILFKNQDLEYKKFHTKLMPGISPDKVIGVRIPILRKITKEYYDALIREKFLNKLPHNYYEENNLHAFLIAEIKDYDNCIKEVDLFLPFVDNWATCDSLRPKCFKKNTDKLICKIDKWLKSEHTYTVRFGIEMLMVHFLDNNFKKEYLKKVSQIKSDEYYVNMMIAWYFATALFKRWEETFPYIKENKLDMWVHNKTIQKAIESYRISDEKKVILRKLKV is encoded by the coding sequence ATGATAGAAAAAATTCTTTTTAAAAATCAGGATTTGGAATATAAAAAGTTTCACACAAAACTTATGCCGGGTATTTCCCCTGACAAAGTTATAGGGGTACGTATACCGATTTTAAGAAAAATCACAAAAGAATACTACGATGCCCTGATAAGAGAAAAATTTTTAAATAAACTTCCGCATAACTATTATGAAGAAAATAATCTTCATGCTTTTTTAATAGCCGAAATAAAAGATTATGACAATTGTATAAAAGAAGTTGATTTATTTTTGCCCTTTGTAGATAACTGGGCAACCTGCGACTCACTCAGACCTAAATGCTTTAAGAAGAATACTGATAAATTGATTTGTAAAATAGATAAGTGGCTTAAATCAGAGCATACATATACTGTCCGTTTTGGGATAGAAATGCTTATGGTGCACTTTTTGGATAATAATTTTAAAAAAGAGTATTTAAAAAAAGTTTCTCAAATCAAAAGTGATGAGTATTATGTAAATATGATGATTGCCTGGTATTTTGCAACTGCTCTTTTTAAAAGATGGGAGGAAACTTTTCCTTATATAAAAGAAAATAAACTTGATATGTGGGTACATAATAAAACCATTCAGAAAGCGATTGAAAGTTACAGAATATCAGATGAGAAAAAAGTGATTTTAAGAAAATTAAAAGTTTGA
- a CDS encoding Gfo/Idh/MocA family oxidoreductase, translating to MLKIGIIGAGAISECHIESYIKNPEVKLCAICDVNENTAKLRAEKYSISKYYSDYKDILDDESIDAVSIVTPTFTHKNIVIEALKKGKHVLCEKPPAMNYEEALECEKTAKETGKILMYAFVVRFSKEVKFMKEYIDSGKMGEIYYAEASRINRCNKIGGWFINKDKAGGGALIDGAIHEIDTALYLMGYPKATSVKGFTSQINENLPDIAKGTGAGWISSDVNSYERTVESLASGYVHFDNGACLYVKASWVLNTIKEGRNVELNGTKAGLQYNGAKIDMIELSDTGYFMETSPQLNDTVDLFDGEINHFVGCCLGKEELICTPEQGTEIMKIITGIYESARTGKEVIF from the coding sequence ATGCTTAAAATAGGTATAATAGGCGCAGGTGCAATATCCGAATGCCATATAGAATCTTATATTAAAAACCCGGAAGTTAAGTTATGTGCAATATGCGATGTAAATGAAAATACTGCTAAATTAAGAGCTGAAAAATATTCTATTTCAAAGTATTATTCAGATTATAAAGATATTCTTGATGATGAAAGCATTGATGCTGTAAGTATTGTTACACCGACTTTTACTCATAAGAACATTGTTATTGAAGCACTTAAAAAAGGTAAACATGTGCTTTGTGAAAAACCACCTGCAATGAATTATGAAGAAGCATTGGAATGTGAAAAGACTGCTAAAGAAACAGGTAAGATATTAATGTATGCTTTTGTAGTAAGATTTTCCAAAGAAGTTAAATTTATGAAGGAATACATTGATTCCGGTAAAATGGGCGAAATTTACTATGCCGAAGCATCCCGTATAAACAGATGTAATAAAATCGGCGGATGGTTTATAAACAAAGATAAAGCAGGCGGAGGCGCACTTATTGACGGTGCAATCCATGAAATTGATACTGCACTTTATCTTATGGGATATCCTAAGGCAACAAGTGTCAAAGGCTTTACAAGTCAGATAAATGAAAATCTTCCTGATATTGCAAAAGGTACAGGAGCAGGATGGATATCTTCCGATGTTAATTCTTATGAAAGAACTGTTGAAAGTCTTGCATCAGGTTATGTTCATTTTGATAACGGAGCGTGCCTGTATGTTAAAGCAAGTTGGGTTCTTAATACTATAAAAGAGGGCAGAAATGTTGAACTTAACGGAACAAAAGCAGGGCTGCAGTATAATGGCGCAAAGATAGATATGATTGAACTTTCTGATACAGGTTACTTTATGGAAACATCGCCTCAACTTAATGATACAGTTGACTTGTTTGATGGTGAAATAAATCACTTTGTTGGCTGTTGCTTGGGTAAAGAAGAATTAATCTGTACCCCTGAGCAAGGTACTGAAATTATGAAAATAATAACCGGAATATATGAATCTGCAAGAACAGGTAAAGAAGTAATTTTTTAA
- the thiI gene encoding tRNA 4-thiouridine(8) synthase ThiI, protein MNEVLIIKYGEIILKGLNRPVFEDRLFKIIRRRLKDLGEFKITKFQAAVYIEAKEDCFDYDEAVERLKKVFGILYICRAKKCEKEMEAVKTQALLSYEEAYSEGKTFKIEVKRQDKRFPHKSPEIQKMVGDAIFEKHYKTAKVDVKNPDISVMIEIREEGAYVYAKREKGPGGLPVGINGKCALMLSGGIDSPVAGYMIAKRGVELIGVHFHSYPYTSERAKEKVITLAKKLSEYAGRIELFVVPFTDIQLMINEKAENDMLVLLMRRYMMRIAERIAEENGAKAIVTGESLGQVASQTIESMTVTNEVVSMPVFRPLIGMDKEEITLISRKIDTFETSIQPYEDCCTVFVPKHPKTKPRVSEIREEELKLSDMDKLLEEAIKNTEKIIITRGN, encoded by the coding sequence ATGAACGAAGTACTAATTATAAAATACGGGGAAATCATCTTAAAAGGTTTAAATCGTCCCGTATTTGAGGACAGACTCTTTAAAATTATAAGAAGAAGGCTTAAAGACCTTGGCGAATTTAAAATTACTAAATTTCAGGCAGCTGTCTATATAGAGGCAAAAGAAGATTGCTTTGATTATGACGAAGCGGTAGAAAGGCTAAAAAAAGTTTTTGGTATTTTGTATATCTGTCGGGCAAAAAAATGCGAAAAAGAAATGGAAGCTGTTAAAACACAAGCGCTTTTATCATACGAAGAAGCGTATAGTGAGGGGAAAACTTTTAAAATAGAAGTAAAAAGGCAGGATAAGAGATTTCCTCATAAATCTCCTGAAATACAAAAGATGGTTGGAGATGCTATCTTTGAAAAGCATTATAAAACTGCTAAAGTTGATGTAAAAAATCCTGATATTTCAGTTATGATTGAAATAAGGGAAGAAGGCGCTTATGTTTATGCCAAAAGGGAAAAAGGTCCCGGAGGTCTTCCCGTTGGAATAAATGGTAAATGTGCATTGATGCTGTCAGGCGGAATTGATTCGCCAGTAGCGGGTTATATGATTGCAAAAAGAGGGGTTGAACTTATAGGAGTTCACTTCCATTCTTATCCTTACACATCGGAAAGAGCGAAGGAAAAGGTTATTACTCTGGCAAAGAAACTTAGTGAATATGCAGGAAGAATTGAACTTTTTGTTGTTCCTTTTACTGATATTCAACTTATGATAAACGAAAAAGCCGAGAATGATATGCTTGTTCTTTTAATGAGAAGATATATGATGCGTATAGCCGAAAGAATAGCAGAAGAAAACGGTGCAAAAGCGATTGTAACAGGCGAAAGTCTTGGTCAGGTTGCGTCGCAGACAATAGAAAGTATGACTGTGACGAATGAAGTGGTAAGTATGCCGGTGTTTCGTCCTTTGATAGGAATGGATAAAGAAGAAATAACTTTGATTTCCAGAAAAATTGATACTTTTGAAACATCAATCCAGCCTTATGAAGATTGTTGTACGGTTTTTGTTCCAAAGCATCCTAAAACCAAACCTCGTGTTTCGGAAATAAGAGAAGAAGAATTAAAACTTTCTGATATGGATAAACTTTTAGAAGAAGCAATTAAAAATACTGAAAAGATTATAATAACACGAGGTAATTAG
- a CDS encoding cysteine desulfurase → MFVYFDNSATTKTYKKVNEEMLLMLENDFGNPSSLHNMGLRAEKKVEFARDNLSKALGCDASTLVFTSGGTEANNLCVTGYLKRNKHAGKKIITTSIEHASVATQFDLLKEQGYDVKIINFDKDKGFDYDALENEIDNNTALVSVMHVNNETGYIFDIKRIRESINKKNRNTLLHCDCVQSFMKVPFKIKDLGADMVSVSSHKINGPKGVGAAYIKKGVLVSPIFYGGGQEQGLRNGTENTVGIYGFGVAIAEHLKTMDEDILNMQKIKEYLYCKFSKMDKVHINTDIKNSSCHILNVSFLNLRSEILLHTFEGKDIYVSSGSACSSNYSGKKKILEIMGYDKSVYDGAIRFSFDSLNTLEQAEYAFNVIEKEVEILRKRLRV, encoded by the coding sequence ATGTTCGTTTATTTTGATAACAGTGCTACGACAAAAACATATAAAAAAGTTAATGAAGAAATGCTTTTAATGCTTGAGAATGATTTCGGCAATCCGTCTTCCCTTCACAATATGGGGCTAAGAGCAGAAAAAAAGGTTGAGTTTGCAAGAGATAATCTTTCTAAAGCATTAGGGTGTGATGCATCAACGCTTGTTTTTACATCAGGAGGGACAGAGGCTAACAATCTTTGTGTTACAGGGTATTTGAAAAGGAATAAACACGCGGGCAAAAAGATTATCACAACAAGTATTGAGCATGCATCTGTTGCCACTCAGTTTGATTTGTTAAAAGAGCAAGGTTATGATGTAAAGATAATAAATTTCGATAAAGATAAAGGCTTTGATTATGACGCTTTGGAAAATGAGATTGATAACAACACAGCTTTAGTAAGCGTAATGCATGTTAATAATGAAACAGGTTATATATTTGATATAAAAAGAATAAGAGAAAGTATAAATAAAAAAAACAGGAATACATTGCTTCATTGTGACTGTGTCCAGTCTTTTATGAAAGTTCCTTTTAAAATCAAGGATCTGGGTGCCGATATGGTATCGGTAAGTTCTCATAAAATCAACGGACCTAAAGGTGTAGGCGCTGCGTATATTAAAAAAGGTGTTCTGGTTTCACCGATTTTTTATGGTGGAGGTCAGGAACAGGGCTTAAGGAATGGAACTGAAAATACTGTAGGGATATACGGCTTCGGTGTAGCGATAGCGGAGCATCTTAAAACGATGGATGAAGATATATTAAATATGCAGAAAATAAAAGAATATCTTTATTGTAAATTTTCAAAAATGGATAAAGTTCATATAAACACTGATATTAAAAATTCATCGTGTCACATATTAAATGTATCATTTTTAAACTTACGTTCAGAAATTCTTCTTCATACTTTTGAGGGCAAAGATATATATGTTTCAAGTGGTTCTGCTTGTTCTTCCAATTATTCAGGTAAGAAAAAAATTCTTGAAATTATGGGATATGATAAATCTGTATATGACGGTGCAATCCGTTTCAGTTTTGATTCTTTAAATACATTGGAACAAGCCGAATATGCTTTTAATGTTATAGAAAAAGAGGTTGAAATATTAAGAAAGAGGTTAAGGGTATAA
- a CDS encoding dipicolinate synthase subunit B, producing the protein MGNLTVGFALTGSYCTFKKILPEIKNVKNMGYNVIPILSENVSKTDTRFGKARDFTNEIETICEKKVIKTIYEAEPIGPKNLLDALIVAPCTGNTLAKLSSGVTDTSVTMAVKATLRNAKPVILAVSTNDGLGNACKNIGNLLNYKGIYFVPFNQDDPYKKPRSVVADMTKICDTLSFALDDKQIQPIIYEKNL; encoded by the coding sequence ATGGGGAATTTAACCGTCGGTTTTGCTCTTACAGGGTCTTATTGTACCTTTAAAAAAATCCTTCCTGAAATAAAAAATGTAAAAAATATGGGATATAATGTTATACCCATACTTTCAGAGAATGTTTCAAAAACTGATACAAGATTTGGAAAGGCAAGGGATTTTACAAATGAGATTGAAACGATATGTGAAAAAAAGGTTATAAAAACCATTTATGAGGCAGAACCAATAGGGCCAAAAAACTTACTTGACGCTCTTATAGTTGCACCTTGCACAGGGAACACCCTTGCAAAACTTTCTTCAGGCGTTACCGACACCTCGGTTACAATGGCAGTAAAAGCAACTTTAAGAAACGCAAAACCTGTCATACTGGCTGTATCAACTAATGATGGTTTGGGAAATGCGTGCAAAAACATCGGGAATCTGTTAAATTACAAAGGAATATATTTTGTTCCTTTCAATCAGGATGATCCTTATAAGAAACCGCGTTCCGTAGTTGCAGATATGACTAAAATATGCGATACCTTATCTTTTGCTTTAGATGACAAACAAATACAGCCAATTATATATGAAAAAAATTTATAA